From the Cupriavidus necator N-1 genome, one window contains:
- a CDS encoding DUF2889 domain-containing protein, translated as METAPTPQPGRTLRHTRQIECRGYLRDDGLYDIEADMHDISADATELPFVSVPEGGLIHQMRLCMTIDADLVIRRFEARTETGPTPYCAEINAAYRQLEGLRIGGGFRQQARARLGGAKGCTHLTELLGPLATTAMQTMMSVQREQTPWDAKLAGDEPVPRPWILDTCHAYRNDGEAVNVIWPLHRRASD; from the coding sequence ATGGAAACAGCCCCCACGCCCCAACCCGGACGCACGCTGCGTCACACCCGCCAGATCGAATGCCGCGGTTATCTGCGCGACGATGGCCTCTATGACATCGAGGCCGATATGCATGATATTTCCGCCGACGCCACCGAATTGCCCTTTGTCAGCGTGCCCGAAGGTGGCCTCATTCACCAGATGCGCCTGTGCATGACCATCGACGCGGACCTGGTGATCCGGCGCTTCGAGGCCCGCACCGAGACCGGCCCGACGCCGTACTGCGCGGAGATCAACGCCGCCTATCGGCAGCTGGAGGGTCTGCGCATCGGTGGTGGCTTCCGGCAGCAGGCCAGGGCGCGCCTGGGGGGCGCCAAGGGTTGTACCCACCTGACGGAACTGCTGGGGCCCCTGGCCACCACCGCGATGCAGACCATGATGTCGGTCCAGCGCGAACAGACGCCGTGGGATGCCAAGCTGGCAGGAGACGAGCCCGTACCCCGGCCCTGGATACTGGACACCTGCCACGCCTACCGCAACGACGGCGAGGCCGTGAACGTCATATGGCCGTTGCACCGTCGCGCGAGCGACTGA
- the narH gene encoding nitrate reductase subunit beta, producing MKIRAQVAMVLNLDKCIGCHTCSVTCKNVWTSRDGVEYAWFNNVETKPGIGYPKEWENQDKWQGGWKRNADGTLEPRQGGKLKILANLFANPNLPQIDEYYEPFTYDYEHLQKAPLVQTPPTARPVSVLTGRKMEKIEWGPNWEDDLGGEFSSRGRDKLFDDVQKEMYSTFENTFMMYLPRLCEHCLNPACVASCPSGSIYKREDDGIVLVDQDKCRGWRMCISGCPYKKIYFNWQSGKAEKCLFCYPRIEAGQPTVCSETCVGRIRYLGVMLYDADRIEQAASVADERDLYQSQLDVFLDPHDPAVQAEALRQGIPQSWLDAARKSPVYKMACEWKVAFPLHPEYRTLPMVWYIPPLSPIQSAAEAGHMGLNGVIPDVKSLRIPVKYLANLLTAGDVMPVLSALDRMLAMRAYKRSQVVDGVQDLGVLEQVGLTPAQVEDMYQTMAIANYEDRFVIPSSHKEMVEDSFNDKASCGFTFGNGCSGGTSDGSLFGKKPQGSVHFVDMPKSRKNAVMS from the coding sequence ATGAAGATCCGTGCCCAGGTGGCCATGGTGCTGAACCTCGACAAGTGCATCGGCTGCCATACCTGCTCCGTGACCTGCAAGAACGTCTGGACCAGTCGCGACGGCGTCGAGTACGCCTGGTTCAACAACGTCGAGACCAAGCCCGGTATTGGCTACCCCAAGGAATGGGAGAACCAGGACAAGTGGCAGGGCGGCTGGAAGCGCAACGCCGACGGCACGCTGGAGCCGCGCCAGGGCGGCAAGCTGAAGATCCTGGCGAACCTGTTCGCCAACCCCAACCTGCCGCAGATCGACGAGTACTACGAGCCCTTCACCTACGACTACGAGCACCTGCAGAAGGCGCCGCTGGTGCAGACCCCGCCCACCGCTCGCCCGGTGTCGGTGCTGACCGGCCGCAAGATGGAAAAGATCGAGTGGGGCCCGAACTGGGAAGACGACCTCGGCGGCGAATTCAGCTCGCGCGGGCGCGACAAGCTCTTCGACGACGTGCAGAAGGAGATGTACTCGACCTTCGAGAACACCTTCATGATGTACCTGCCGCGCCTGTGCGAGCACTGCCTGAACCCGGCCTGCGTGGCCTCGTGCCCCTCGGGCTCGATCTACAAGCGCGAGGACGACGGCATCGTGCTGGTCGACCAGGACAAGTGCCGCGGCTGGCGCATGTGCATCTCGGGCTGCCCGTACAAGAAGATCTACTTCAACTGGCAGAGCGGCAAGGCCGAGAAATGCCTGTTCTGCTATCCGCGCATCGAGGCCGGCCAGCCCACGGTCTGCTCCGAGACCTGCGTCGGCCGCATCCGCTACCTCGGCGTGATGCTGTACGACGCCGACCGCATCGAGCAGGCGGCATCGGTGGCCGATGAGCGCGACCTGTACCAGTCGCAGCTCGACGTTTTCCTCGATCCGCACGACCCGGCGGTGCAGGCCGAGGCGCTGCGCCAGGGCATTCCGCAAAGCTGGCTGGATGCCGCGCGCAAGTCTCCGGTCTACAAGATGGCGTGCGAGTGGAAGGTTGCCTTTCCGCTGCACCCGGAGTACCGCACCCTGCCGATGGTCTGGTACATCCCGCCGCTGTCGCCGATCCAGTCGGCGGCCGAGGCCGGCCACATGGGCCTGAACGGCGTGATCCCGGACGTAAAGAGCCTGCGCATCCCGGTCAAGTACCTGGCCAACCTGCTGACCGCGGGTGATGTGATGCCGGTGCTGTCCGCGCTGGACCGCATGCTGGCGATGCGCGCCTACAAGCGCTCGCAGGTGGTGGACGGTGTGCAGGACCTGGGTGTGCTGGAGCAGGTGGGCCTGACGCCCGCCCAAGTCGAGGACATGTACCAGACCATGGCCATCGCCAACTACGAGGACCGCTTCGTGATTCCGTCCTCGCACAAGGAGATGGTCGAGGACAGCTTCAATGACAAGGCCAGCTGCGGCTTCACCTTTGGCAACGGCTGCTCGGGCGGTACTTCGGACGGCTCGCTGTTCGGCAAGAAGCCGCAGGGCAGCGTCCACTTTGTCGACATGCCCAAGTCGCGCAAGAACGCCGTGATGAGCTGA
- a CDS encoding tripartite tricarboxylate transporter substrate binding protein, translated as MKVAHLTALLLCAASIGTAAAQSYPQRPVRLIVPYAPGGSADIAARLVSDAWSKSLGGTIVVENRAGAGGNIGVDAVAKAAADGYTIGLQTVSLAINPGLFPRMPYDTLKDLAPIGMVASSQHVLVVNNNVPAKNLQELIAAAKATPGKLTYGSAGNGSTFHMSAELFKSVANVSIVHVPYRGGGPALVDTIAGQVDMSFPVVSAAQQHVQGGKLKALAVTGTRRSPQLPNVPTAAEAGLPGYAFETWFMVFAPAGTPKPVIDKLNAALNTALAAQATRDRMLKEGFEPTPTTPEAARQRLEKEMPVWANLIRLRGITAE; from the coding sequence ATGAAAGTTGCCCACCTCACGGCCTTGCTGCTGTGTGCCGCGTCGATCGGCACGGCCGCGGCGCAGTCCTATCCCCAGCGCCCGGTACGCCTGATCGTGCCGTACGCCCCGGGCGGCAGCGCCGACATCGCCGCGCGCCTGGTCTCGGATGCCTGGTCGAAGAGCCTGGGCGGCACCATCGTGGTCGAGAACCGTGCCGGCGCCGGCGGCAATATCGGCGTCGATGCCGTGGCCAAGGCCGCCGCCGATGGCTACACCATCGGCCTGCAGACCGTGTCCCTGGCGATCAACCCGGGCCTGTTCCCGCGCATGCCCTACGACACGCTGAAAGACCTGGCCCCCATCGGCATGGTCGCCAGCTCGCAGCATGTGCTGGTGGTCAACAACAACGTGCCCGCCAAGAACCTGCAGGAACTGATCGCGGCGGCCAAGGCTACGCCGGGCAAGCTGACCTACGGGTCCGCGGGCAACGGCAGCACCTTCCATATGTCGGCCGAGCTGTTCAAGTCGGTGGCCAACGTCTCCATCGTCCACGTGCCGTACCGCGGCGGCGGCCCGGCCCTGGTCGACACCATTGCGGGCCAGGTGGACATGAGCTTCCCGGTGGTCTCGGCCGCGCAGCAGCATGTGCAGGGCGGCAAGCTCAAGGCGCTCGCCGTCACCGGCACCAGGCGCTCGCCGCAGTTGCCCAATGTGCCGACCGCGGCCGAGGCGGGCCTGCCCGGCTATGCCTTCGAGACCTGGTTCATGGTGTTTGCCCCGGCCGGCACGCCCAAGCCCGTGATCGACAAGCTGAACGCGGCACTGAACACCGCGCTGGCCGCGCAGGCAACCCGTGACCGCATGCTCAAGGAAGGCTTCGAGCCCACCCCGACCACGCCCGAGGCGGCACGCCAGCGCCTGGAAAAGGAGATGCCTGTGTGGGCCAACCTGATCAGGCTGCGCGGCATCACCGCGGAATAA
- the leuD gene encoding 3-isopropylmalate dehydratase small subunit, translating to MPEHTCIAGKGAAIRFENLDTDQIIPKQFLRGIDKAGLAEGILYDHRFDASGAPHPGFVLNRPEYAGTSILVSGANFGCGSSREHAVWGLQQFGIRAVIAPSFGEIFYSNAMNNRLLLVMLPREVIEPLMNDVDADAGNTISIDVEAMRVRTPSGDYAFDLSARHRRMFIEGLDMIGLSLRQRGEIEQFIQQYRGAFPWTTNVARRTRDRLGPT from the coding sequence ATGCCTGAACACACCTGCATCGCCGGCAAAGGCGCCGCCATCCGCTTCGAGAACCTCGATACCGACCAGATCATCCCCAAGCAGTTTCTGCGCGGGATCGACAAGGCCGGGCTGGCCGAGGGCATCCTCTACGACCACCGCTTCGATGCCAGCGGCGCGCCGCACCCTGGCTTCGTGCTGAACCGGCCCGAGTACGCCGGCACCAGTATCCTGGTGAGCGGCGCCAACTTCGGCTGCGGCTCCAGCCGTGAGCACGCCGTCTGGGGCCTGCAGCAATTTGGCATCCGCGCCGTGATTGCGCCGAGCTTCGGCGAGATCTTCTATTCGAACGCGATGAACAACCGGCTGCTGCTGGTGATGCTGCCGCGTGAGGTGATCGAGCCGTTGATGAACGACGTGGATGCGGACGCGGGCAACACCATCAGCATCGATGTCGAGGCGATGCGGGTGCGCACTCCGTCTGGCGACTACGCCTTCGACCTGTCGGCACGGCACCGCCGCATGTTTATCGAAGGGCTGGACATGATCGGCCTGTCGCTGCGGCAGCGCGGCGAGATCGAGCAGTTCATCCAGCAGTACCGGGGCGCGTTCCCGTGGACAACGAACGTGGCCAGGCGCACGCGCGACCGCTTGGGCCCGACCTGA
- a CDS encoding LysR family transcriptional regulator, giving the protein MDNLSDVAFFACINKHGSLAGAAQELGVTPPAVSKRLAGLEARLRVRLLHRTTRRISLTPEGESYLVEGARILAEMEALERSIAGTGSTPHGLLKIGATLGFGRRHIAPALSGFSRRFPNIEVQLYLSDRPLNLVEQGLDAMIHFGEMPDVRLTARLLASNRRLLCAAPSYLEARGEPSSPRELARHNCIFIREADETFGTWHLRHGAQQETVKVRGTMSTNDGESALAWALDGQGLIVRSEWDVAEHLRSGALRRVLPQWQFAPADIHLVFPARNHRPDKVRALVDFLLDHFASHRASGAGSADNCW; this is encoded by the coding sequence ATGGATAACCTCTCGGACGTCGCGTTCTTCGCGTGCATCAACAAGCACGGCAGCCTGGCCGGCGCAGCGCAGGAGCTTGGCGTGACGCCGCCCGCGGTCAGCAAGCGGCTGGCGGGGCTGGAGGCACGGCTGCGCGTCCGGTTGCTGCACCGGACCACGCGCCGCATCAGCCTGACGCCGGAAGGGGAAAGCTATCTGGTGGAAGGGGCGCGGATCCTTGCGGAGATGGAGGCGCTGGAGCGATCGATCGCGGGCACCGGCAGCACCCCGCACGGCTTGCTGAAGATCGGCGCAACGCTCGGCTTCGGACGGCGGCATATCGCGCCGGCACTGTCGGGGTTCTCGCGCCGCTTTCCGAATATCGAGGTCCAGCTCTACCTGAGCGACCGGCCCCTGAACCTGGTCGAGCAGGGCCTGGACGCCATGATCCACTTTGGAGAGATGCCGGACGTGCGGCTGACGGCGCGCCTGCTGGCCAGCAACCGCCGCCTGCTCTGTGCCGCGCCGTCCTACCTGGAAGCGCGGGGCGAGCCGTCGAGCCCGCGCGAGCTGGCGCGGCACAACTGCATCTTCATCCGCGAAGCCGACGAGACCTTCGGCACCTGGCACCTGCGCCATGGCGCACAGCAGGAGACCGTCAAGGTCCGCGGCACCATGAGTACCAATGACGGGGAATCGGCGCTGGCCTGGGCGCTGGATGGCCAGGGCCTGATCGTTCGCTCCGAGTGGGATGTTGCGGAGCACCTGCGCAGCGGCGCCCTGCGCCGGGTGCTGCCGCAATGGCAGTTCGCGCCCGCGGATATCCATCTCGTGTTCCCGGCGCGCAACCATCGTCCGGACAAGGTGCGGGCGCTGGTGGACTTCCTGCTGGACCACTTTGCCAGCCACCGTGCGTCCGGCGCGGGCAGCGCGGACAACTGCTGGTAG
- the narJ gene encoding nitrate reductase molybdenum cofactor assembly chaperone — MPLYPILSALLGYPEQDLLDALPEIDAALAEWPQARELLAPVTGLLRSESLIALQENYVATFDRNPAHSLHLFEHVHGESRDRGQAMVDLIDEYRRDGFEPAASELPDYVPLFLEFLGALVADGKEARAEQLLGEAIHVLAAIGERLTRNQSPCASVFAVLRTLTDVQPQPQQEPPVRDMDEALETFGPGADGVEPLLAPQTGPQAVKFYPRDPRVRAPVPAAC, encoded by the coding sequence ATGCCCCTCTATCCCATCCTCAGCGCACTGCTCGGCTATCCCGAGCAGGATCTGCTGGACGCCCTGCCCGAGATCGATGCCGCGCTGGCCGAATGGCCGCAGGCGCGCGAGCTGCTGGCCCCCGTGACCGGCCTGCTGCGCAGCGAGTCGCTGATCGCGCTGCAGGAGAACTACGTCGCCACCTTCGACCGCAACCCGGCGCACTCGCTGCACCTGTTCGAGCACGTGCACGGCGAGAGCCGCGACCGCGGCCAGGCCATGGTCGACCTGATCGACGAGTACCGGCGCGACGGCTTTGAACCCGCGGCGTCCGAGCTGCCCGACTACGTGCCGCTGTTCCTGGAGTTCCTCGGCGCACTGGTGGCCGACGGCAAGGAAGCACGCGCCGAGCAGTTGCTGGGCGAGGCCATCCACGTGCTGGCCGCGATCGGCGAGCGCCTGACGCGCAACCAGAGCCCTTGCGCCAGCGTGTTCGCGGTGCTGCGCACGCTGACCGACGTGCAGCCGCAACCGCAGCAGGAACCGCCGGTGCGCGACATGGACGAGGCGCTGGAGACCTTCGGGCCGGGGGCCGACGGCGTGGAACCGTTGCTGGCGCCGCAGACGGGTCCGCAAGCGGTGAAATTCTATCCGCGCGATCCGCGTGTCAGGGCGCCAGTGCCGGCTGCCTGCTGA
- the narI gene encoding respiratory nitrate reductase subunit gamma yields the protein MATIHQFLFGIYPYIAAAIFLFGSLARFEREQYTWKTDSSQVLYRGNLRTGNILFHVGILGLFFGHLVGLLTPVAVWDALGVSHGFKQAVAMAAGGVMGTMCLAGLLILLHRRLTNARVSAVTRTGDKVLLLWLLVTLLLGLSTIFESASHMDGQMMVQLMTWAQHIVTLRGDAAGYVADAPLLFKAHLFMGITLFAIFPFTRLVHVWSGFASVGYLGRAWQLVRSR from the coding sequence ATGGCAACGATCCACCAATTCCTCTTCGGCATCTACCCGTATATCGCTGCCGCCATCTTCCTGTTCGGCAGCCTGGCGCGCTTCGAGCGCGAGCAGTACACCTGGAAGACCGACAGCTCGCAGGTGCTGTACCGCGGCAACCTGCGCACCGGCAACATCCTGTTCCATGTCGGCATCCTGGGCCTGTTCTTCGGGCACCTGGTTGGCCTGCTGACGCCGGTGGCGGTGTGGGATGCGCTGGGTGTCTCGCACGGCTTCAAGCAGGCCGTGGCGATGGCCGCCGGCGGCGTGATGGGCACCATGTGCCTGGCCGGGCTGCTGATCCTGCTGCACCGCCGCCTGACCAACGCCCGCGTGTCGGCGGTCACCCGCACCGGCGACAAGGTGCTGCTGCTGTGGCTGCTGGTGACGCTGCTGCTGGGCCTGTCCACCATCTTCGAATCCGCCAGCCACATGGACGGCCAGATGATGGTGCAGCTGATGACCTGGGCGCAGCACATCGTCACGCTGCGCGGCGACGCCGCCGGCTATGTCGCGGATGCGCCGCTGCTGTTCAAGGCGCACCTGTTCATGGGCATCACGCTGTTCGCGATCTTCCCGTTCACGCGGCTGGTGCATGTGTGGAGCGGCTTTGCCTCGGTCGGCTATCTCGGCCGCGCCTGGCAATTGGTGCGTAGCCGCTGA
- a CDS encoding carbonic anhydrase, translating into MHHIEQLLKGFERFQQRYFDDEPGLFDTLRTGQRPPTLLIGCSDSRVDPGLLLGCDPGELFTVRNIGNLVPPCTGRHEGSLHGVSAAIQFAVQQLRVARIIVMGHGGCGGIRALLAQPADAGDHPPDEGEDPDYIGAWVRIAAPARRRVEETLATASAAERQRGCEQAAILVSLRNLQTFPFVRRALEAGRLTLHGWYFDLQAGALLAYSQRADSFLPLVCPLPAQTELRESCEP; encoded by the coding sequence ATGCATCACATCGAACAACTGCTCAAAGGTTTCGAACGCTTCCAGCAACGCTATTTCGACGACGAGCCCGGGCTGTTCGACACGCTGCGCACCGGCCAGCGCCCGCCCACGCTGCTGATCGGCTGCAGCGATTCACGCGTCGATCCTGGCCTGCTGCTGGGCTGCGATCCGGGCGAGCTCTTTACCGTGCGCAATATCGGCAACCTGGTGCCGCCCTGCACCGGCCGCCATGAAGGCAGCCTGCACGGCGTATCCGCAGCGATCCAGTTTGCCGTGCAGCAGCTGCGCGTGGCCCGCATCATCGTGATGGGCCACGGCGGCTGCGGCGGCATCCGCGCCTTGCTGGCGCAGCCGGCCGACGCCGGCGACCATCCGCCCGATGAAGGCGAAGACCCCGACTACATCGGCGCCTGGGTGCGCATCGCCGCACCGGCGCGCAGGCGGGTAGAGGAAACCCTGGCCACGGCCAGCGCCGCCGAGCGCCAGCGCGGCTGCGAGCAGGCGGCGATCCTGGTGTCGCTGCGCAACCTGCAGACTTTCCCGTTCGTGCGGCGTGCGCTGGAGGCCGGCAGGCTGACGCTGCACGGCTGGTATTTCGACCTGCAGGCCGGCGCACTGCTGGCCTATTCGCAGCGTGCCGACAGCTTCCTGCCGCTGGTGTGCCCGCTGCCCGCCCAAACTGAACTCCGCGAATCCTGCGAACCCTGA
- the leuC gene encoding 3-isopropylmalate dehydratase large subunit has protein sequence MTPKTLYQKLVDSHTVARIDDDNVLLYCDLHLMNEYTSPQAFAGLHEQGRGVLVPGQNVSVVSHIIPTHPTAIRVIADPASALQATNLRANCERHAIPLFDTNDTLQGIEHVIAPEHGMIRPGMVVICGDSHTTTYGALGALGFGIGTSEVEHVLATQTLVYRMARTMRIRVDGKLPAGTTAKDLILRIIGAIGAQGARGYVVEYCGSAIRDLSVEARFTLCNMTVEAAARGALIAPDAVATDYVLRRAVDIEGPQRDAALSYWATLQSDPDAVFDMDFVFDASEIEPYVTWGTSPDQVLPVSGQIPFPEDQIDEAEQRSVERALAYTHLQPGAALAGTPIQHVFIGSCTNGRIEDLRAVASVVRGRKVAAGVRAMVVPGSGAVKAQAEREGLAGILTAAGFEWRQPGCSMCLAMNDDVLADGVRCASTTNRNFEGRQGRGAITHLMSPAMAAAAAVTGVITDVRKLEITHA, from the coding sequence ATGACCCCCAAGACGCTATACCAGAAGCTGGTCGACTCCCATACCGTGGCCAGGATCGACGACGACAATGTGCTGTTGTACTGCGACCTGCACCTGATGAACGAGTACACCAGCCCGCAGGCCTTCGCCGGGTTGCATGAACAGGGCCGCGGCGTGCTGGTGCCGGGACAGAACGTCTCGGTGGTCAGCCATATCATCCCGACGCACCCCACAGCGATCCGCGTGATCGCGGACCCGGCCTCGGCGCTGCAGGCCACCAACCTGCGTGCCAACTGCGAGCGGCACGCGATCCCGCTGTTCGACACCAACGACACGCTGCAGGGCATCGAGCACGTGATCGCGCCCGAGCACGGCATGATCCGGCCGGGCATGGTGGTGATCTGCGGCGACAGCCATACCACCACCTACGGCGCGCTCGGCGCGCTGGGCTTCGGCATCGGCACGTCTGAGGTCGAGCATGTGCTGGCCACCCAGACGCTGGTCTACCGGATGGCCAGGACCATGCGCATCCGCGTGGACGGCAAGCTGCCCGCCGGCACCACCGCCAAGGACCTGATCCTCAGGATCATCGGCGCGATCGGCGCGCAAGGTGCGCGCGGCTACGTGGTGGAGTACTGCGGATCGGCGATCCGCGACCTGAGCGTCGAGGCCCGCTTCACGCTGTGCAACATGACCGTGGAAGCCGCGGCGCGCGGCGCGCTGATCGCGCCGGACGCGGTCGCCACCGACTATGTGCTGCGCCGCGCCGTGGATATCGAAGGCCCGCAGCGCGACGCCGCGCTCAGCTACTGGGCCACGCTGCAGAGCGATCCGGACGCCGTGTTCGACATGGACTTCGTGTTCGACGCGAGCGAGATCGAGCCCTACGTCACCTGGGGCACCAGCCCGGACCAGGTGCTGCCGGTTTCCGGGCAGATCCCGTTCCCGGAAGACCAGATCGACGAGGCCGAGCAGCGCTCGGTCGAGCGCGCGCTGGCGTACACGCACCTGCAACCGGGCGCCGCGCTGGCAGGCACGCCGATCCAGCACGTCTTCATCGGCTCCTGCACCAACGGCCGCATCGAGGACCTGCGCGCGGTGGCCAGCGTAGTGCGCGGCCGCAAGGTCGCTGCAGGGGTCCGGGCCATGGTGGTGCCTGGGTCGGGCGCGGTCAAGGCCCAGGCCGAGCGCGAGGGCCTGGCCGGGATCCTCACCGCCGCCGGCTTTGAATGGCGGCAACCGGGCTGCTCGATGTGCCTGGCCATGAACGACGACGTGCTCGCCGACGGCGTGCGCTGCGCTTCCACCACCAACCGCAATTTCGAGGGCCGGCAGGGACGCGGTGCCATCACCCACCTGATGAGCCCGGCCATGGCCGCCGCGGCAGCGGTCACCGGCGTCATCACCGACGTCCGCAAGCTGGAGATCACCCATGCCTGA
- a CDS encoding peptidylprolyl isomerase has product MPVTVNGVELRDADIERELDHHHDAANPARLATISAILRQLVRAEADRIGLAAEGLDDDALALALLEREAGIPEPDEASCRRHYDSRPERFRDGEWVEADHILFQVTPRVPLDALREIAAQTLALVRGDPSTFPEHARALSNCPSGANGGRLGRVFRGETAPEFERALFAAQQDGVLPQLVETRFGLHIVRVLERCPGTRLPFDAVRGDIARALASAARDRAWKQYASLLIGRARIEGIELEGADSPLVQ; this is encoded by the coding sequence ATGCCTGTCACCGTCAATGGCGTGGAACTGCGCGACGCCGATATCGAACGCGAACTGGACCACCATCACGATGCGGCCAACCCGGCGCGGCTGGCCACCATTTCGGCCATCCTGCGCCAGCTGGTACGTGCCGAAGCCGACCGCATCGGCCTCGCCGCCGAAGGGCTGGACGACGACGCCCTGGCGCTGGCGCTGCTGGAACGCGAGGCCGGCATCCCCGAGCCCGACGAAGCCAGCTGCCGCCGCCACTACGACAGCCGCCCGGAGCGCTTTCGCGACGGCGAATGGGTCGAGGCCGACCATATCCTGTTCCAGGTCACGCCGCGCGTGCCGCTGGACGCGCTGCGCGAGATCGCCGCGCAGACGCTGGCACTGGTGCGGGGCGATCCTTCCACCTTCCCCGAGCACGCCCGCGCGCTGTCCAATTGCCCGAGCGGCGCCAACGGCGGCCGGCTTGGCCGCGTGTTCCGCGGCGAGACCGCTCCGGAATTCGAGCGCGCGCTGTTCGCCGCGCAGCAGGACGGCGTGCTGCCGCAGTTGGTGGAAACCCGCTTCGGCCTGCATATCGTGCGCGTCCTGGAACGCTGCCCCGGCACGCGCCTGCCCTTTGATGCGGTACGCGGCGACATTGCCCGCGCCCTGGCCAGCGCCGCGCGCGATCGTGCCTGGAAGCAATACGCCAGCCTGCTGATCGGGCGCGCGCGCATCGAAGGCATCGAGCTGGAAGGCGCCGACAGCCCGCTGGTGCAGTAG
- the mobB gene encoding molybdopterin-guanine dinucleotide biosynthesis protein B: MHPFILGITGTSGSGKTTLITALLPWFRAQGLTVNVIKHSHHPLELEPPGKDSARFRAAGAAEVMVASPYRFAIVRELADEAEPTLAEQVARLRPANITLVEGFRREAIPRIEVYRPAHGRAPYYPGDPSIIALATDARMDTVLPCMALDDIAQVGGFILAMKDEAGAATAAAAFSRSRDGATAI, encoded by the coding sequence ATGCATCCCTTCATCCTAGGCATCACCGGCACCTCCGGCAGCGGCAAGACCACGCTGATCACGGCGCTGCTGCCGTGGTTCCGCGCACAGGGCCTGACCGTCAACGTGATCAAGCACAGCCATCATCCGCTGGAACTGGAACCGCCGGGCAAGGACAGCGCGCGCTTTCGCGCCGCCGGCGCGGCCGAGGTGATGGTGGCATCGCCCTATCGCTTTGCCATCGTGCGCGAACTGGCCGACGAGGCCGAGCCGACGCTGGCCGAGCAGGTGGCGCGCCTGCGGCCGGCCAATATCACGCTGGTGGAAGGCTTCCGGCGCGAGGCGATTCCGCGCATCGAGGTCTACCGGCCGGCGCACGGGCGCGCGCCTTACTATCCGGGCGATCCTTCGATCATCGCGCTGGCCACCGATGCGCGCATGGACACGGTGCTGCCCTGCATGGCTCTTGATGACATTGCACAGGTGGGGGGCTTCATCCTCGCCATGAAGGACGAGGCGGGGGCGGCGACCGCGGCTGCCGCGTTCAGTCGCTCGCGCGACGGTGCAACGGCCATATGA